A genomic segment from Chitinophaga flava encodes:
- a CDS encoding metallophosphoesterase family protein: protein MKMAIISDIHANLPALEAVLADISRFGADQVYCLGDLTDAAPWPNEVIQKIRSLRIPTIMGNHDERIAFDLPVFPLAKHSPAEQAARADTIQLTKNTITAENRHFLQSLPSLLQLRFAHLNILLAHGSPHSNETYLYETHPEAALVEMMDAFSANVLIIGHTHLPYIRSINNGQQLVINTGSVGRTREAHGKAAYLQLTIHNNHASTLAELLTANIRKVEYDIMQTVQAIRKSAVPDFYADFLSTALPVS from the coding sequence ATGAAGATGGCCATTATCAGTGACATACATGCCAACCTGCCCGCCCTGGAGGCCGTGCTGGCAGACATTTCCCGCTTCGGTGCAGATCAGGTTTACTGCCTGGGGGACCTCACAGACGCCGCTCCCTGGCCTAATGAAGTAATACAAAAAATACGTTCCCTGCGCATCCCTACTATCATGGGCAACCACGACGAACGGATCGCGTTTGACCTACCTGTATTCCCCCTGGCCAAACACAGTCCGGCCGAACAAGCCGCCCGCGCTGACACCATCCAGCTTACCAAAAACACCATCACCGCGGAAAACAGGCATTTCCTGCAGTCACTGCCCTCTCTGCTGCAACTCAGATTTGCCCACCTCAATATCCTCCTCGCCCACGGCAGCCCCCACAGCAACGAAACCTATCTCTACGAAACACATCCCGAAGCAGCCCTTGTGGAGATGATGGATGCCTTCAGTGCCAACGTGCTCATCATCGGCCATACCCATCTCCCTTATATCCGCAGCATTAACAACGGGCAACAACTGGTTATCAATACCGGTTCCGTAGGCAGAACCCGGGAAGCCCACGGAAAGGCCGCCTATCTGCAGTTAACCATTCATAACAACCACGCATCTACGCTGGCAGAACTATTAACGGCCAACATCCGCAAAGTAGAATACGATATCATGCAAACGGTACAGGCTATACGAAAAAGTGCCGTACCTGATTTTTATGCAGACTTCCTGTCTACTGCCCTGCCCGTTTCCTGA
- a CDS encoding glycosyltransferase family 2 protein → MKLSIVIPAHNEEGSIEETISTLYAKLKENRIDHEIVVVNDHSRDTTEAILARMSTEMDTLVYYNNDGPGGFGNAIRYGLARFSGDCVAIMMADLSDSPDDLLKFYHKLMEGYDCVFGTRWSNGGKVVDYPFVKKIINRMANAIVKYTFALKYNDCTNAFKIYRKETIQGLQPLLSHHFNLTLELPLKAIVRGYSYAIVPNSWHNRKHGESKLKIKEMGSRYFFILMYCLIEKFFSRGDYKKADAKKVTMAKRA, encoded by the coding sequence ATGAAACTGAGTATAGTCATTCCCGCGCATAACGAAGAGGGAAGTATAGAGGAAACAATCAGTACGCTATATGCCAAACTGAAGGAAAACCGTATCGACCACGAGATCGTAGTTGTGAACGATCATTCCAGAGACACGACGGAGGCCATCCTCGCCAGGATGAGCACCGAAATGGACACGCTGGTATATTACAACAACGACGGCCCCGGTGGTTTTGGTAATGCCATCCGTTATGGCCTGGCGCGGTTTTCCGGTGATTGTGTGGCCATCATGATGGCCGACCTCTCCGATTCCCCTGATGACCTGCTGAAGTTCTATCACAAACTGATGGAAGGTTATGACTGCGTATTCGGTACCCGCTGGAGTAACGGAGGCAAAGTAGTGGACTATCCTTTCGTGAAGAAGATCATCAACCGTATGGCCAACGCGATCGTGAAATACACGTTCGCCCTCAAATACAACGATTGTACCAACGCCTTTAAAATATACCGGAAGGAAACCATTCAGGGCCTGCAACCGCTGTTGTCCCATCACTTCAACCTGACGCTGGAACTCCCGCTGAAAGCCATCGTAAGAGGCTATTCCTATGCGATTGTACCCAATAGCTGGCACAACCGCAAACACGGAGAGTCCAAACTGAAGATCAAGGAAATGGGCAGCCGTTACTTTTTTATTCTCATGTACTGCCTGATAGAAAAATTCTTCTCCAGGGGAGACTATAAAAAAGCCGACGCTAAAAAGGTCACCATGGCCAAACGAGCATAA
- a CDS encoding NAD-dependent epimerase/dehydratase family protein, producing MKIAIITGAGGLIGSEAATFFSDKFDLIIGIDNNMRQYFFGEDAATSWNTLRLEKNLPNYKHLSVDIRDYNEVEKIFKEYNQDIALIIHAAAQPSHDWAAREPFTDFSVNANGTLNLLESTRQHCPNAVFIFTSTNKVYGDNPNYLPLVELETRWEIDASHPYHAKGIDEKMSIDHTKHSLFGASKTAADIMAQEYGNYFGMNVGVFRGGCLTGPNHSGTQLHGFLSYLMKCAITGNAYTIYGYNGKQVRDNIHSYDLVNMFWHYYQQPKQGACYNAGGSRFSNCSMLEAIQMCETIAGKKMNYSYSPTNRIGDHIWYISDVSKFQADYPEWSYKYDLESTLHQIFTEMTKRV from the coding sequence ATGAAAATTGCCATCATCACAGGCGCCGGCGGGCTTATCGGCAGCGAAGCAGCTACCTTCTTCTCCGATAAATTTGATCTGATCATCGGTATCGACAACAATATGCGTCAGTATTTCTTCGGTGAAGATGCCGCCACCAGCTGGAATACCCTTCGCCTGGAGAAAAACCTGCCCAACTATAAACACCTGTCTGTAGATATCAGAGATTACAACGAAGTAGAAAAAATTTTCAAAGAATATAACCAGGACATCGCCCTGATCATACATGCGGCTGCACAGCCCAGCCACGACTGGGCCGCCCGTGAGCCTTTCACCGACTTCAGCGTGAACGCCAACGGCACCCTCAATCTGCTGGAATCCACCCGTCAGCATTGCCCTAATGCCGTGTTTATCTTCACCTCTACCAACAAGGTATATGGAGACAACCCCAACTACCTGCCACTGGTAGAACTGGAAACACGCTGGGAAATTGATGCCTCCCACCCTTATCATGCCAAAGGTATCGATGAGAAAATGAGCATCGACCATACCAAACACTCCCTCTTCGGTGCCTCCAAAACAGCCGCTGATATTATGGCCCAGGAGTATGGCAACTACTTCGGTATGAACGTAGGCGTTTTCAGAGGTGGATGCCTGACCGGCCCCAACCACTCCGGAACACAGCTCCACGGCTTCCTCTCCTATCTGATGAAATGCGCCATTACCGGCAACGCCTACACGATATATGGCTACAACGGTAAACAGGTGCGTGACAATATCCACAGCTACGACCTGGTGAACATGTTCTGGCATTATTATCAGCAGCCTAAACAAGGCGCCTGCTATAATGCCGGTGGAAGCCGCTTCTCCAACTGCTCTATGCTGGAAGCCATCCAGATGTGCGAAACCATCGCCGGTAAAAAGATGAACTACAGCTATAGTCCTACCAACCGTATCGGTGACCATATCTGGTACATCAGCGATGTATCAAAATTCCAGGCAGACTACCCGGAATGGTCTTATAAATACGACCTGGAAAGCACACTCCATCAGATATTCACTGAAATGACCAAACGTGTATAA